A genomic stretch from Mycobacterium cookii includes:
- a CDS encoding DUF5642 family protein: MRRSVVAAAVLLLTGCTHPAERAPAPSAKPATRHIDPGNIRRVRRDLPSGYEVHAASGITAPQSIWGIGAGGSASPRRCGALADPAAGRGQTAQGISGSGAGGTIYAMVVAAPTGPVGLDQSLTGQCRQWSMTGKRAVARVHLVDAPHIDGAETLGMAAEITTSVEGGNQIVSRADTFTAYLGDYYAFTTLISDPGSPNPALTPQFTADLLAKTVSALRG, from the coding sequence ATGCGACGATCGGTCGTGGCGGCAGCGGTCCTGCTGCTCACTGGGTGTACTCACCCCGCTGAACGTGCGCCCGCGCCGTCGGCCAAACCGGCGACTCGTCACATCGACCCCGGCAACATCAGGCGGGTGCGACGCGACCTACCGTCCGGTTACGAAGTGCACGCTGCGTCCGGAATTACTGCACCGCAGTCGATTTGGGGCATCGGTGCGGGTGGTTCGGCCAGTCCCAGGCGCTGCGGTGCACTGGCGGATCCGGCAGCCGGTCGCGGTCAAACCGCTCAGGGCATTTCGGGATCGGGTGCCGGTGGCACGATCTACGCGATGGTGGTGGCCGCGCCGACGGGCCCGGTGGGGCTGGACCAGTCGCTGACCGGCCAATGCCGGCAGTGGAGCATGACCGGCAAGCGTGCCGTCGCACGCGTTCACCTTGTCGACGCGCCGCACATCGACGGAGCCGAAACCCTCGGCATGGCAGCCGAAATCACCACTTCGGTGGAGGGCGGCAATCAAATCGTCTCCCGGGCAGACACTTTCACCGCATACTTGGGCGACTACTACGCGTTCACCACGTTGATCAGTGACCCGGGGTCGCCGAATCCGGCACTGACTCCGCAGTTCACCGCCGACCTGTTGGCGAAAACCGTGTCGGCCTTACGCGGCTGA
- a CDS encoding DUF5642 family protein: MMRTAAAIGCVCLMAACSSHGSSETVTADITKISQVKSLFGPEYKIKDVPKTAIDPKVLSTHKLPPGLTFHPPDCSSFVVGEDMPAGLQGNMAAVEAEGHGNRYIAMAVQTSAPIPFSDPGRNCQKVAFEGGRVRGLIEVVDTPQIDGTRTLGVHRVIQTVVQGKPRSGELYNYTAHFGDYQVIVTANAVTVPGQPASPVDTKRACDLLVKSVALTKG, encoded by the coding sequence ATGATGCGGACGGCTGCAGCTATCGGATGTGTCTGCCTGATGGCGGCGTGTTCATCGCACGGATCATCGGAGACCGTGACTGCCGATATCACCAAGATTTCGCAGGTGAAGTCGTTGTTCGGCCCGGAATACAAGATCAAGGACGTCCCGAAGACTGCCATCGATCCCAAGGTGCTGTCCACGCATAAACTTCCGCCGGGCCTGACGTTCCACCCACCCGACTGCTCGTCGTTCGTGGTCGGTGAGGACATGCCCGCGGGCCTGCAGGGCAACATGGCCGCGGTGGAGGCCGAAGGACACGGCAACCGCTACATCGCGATGGCGGTGCAGACCTCAGCCCCGATTCCGTTCAGCGACCCGGGCCGCAACTGCCAGAAGGTGGCGTTCGAAGGGGGCCGCGTCCGTGGACTCATCGAAGTCGTCGACACCCCGCAGATCGATGGGACGCGCACCCTTGGAGTGCACCGGGTCATCCAGACTGTCGTGCAGGGAAAGCCGCGCAGCGGCGAACTGTACAACTACACCGCGCATTTCGGCGACTATCAGGTGATCGTCACCGCCAATGCGGTGACGGTCCCCGGCCAACCCGCCTCGCCCGTAGACACCAAGCGAGCGTGCGACCTGCTCGTCAAGTCGGTCGCCTTGACCAAGGGCTGA
- the soxR gene encoding redox-sensitive transcriptional activator SoxR → MDGQELLPGELARRAGVAISALHFYERQGLITSRRTSGNQRRYSRDTLRRVAFIKMSHRLGIPLARVRTALATLPADRVPTSRDWARLSAGWRSDLDDRILHLERLRDNLADCIGCGCLSLRSCALFNPDDVLGAQGPGAARL, encoded by the coding sequence GTGGACGGCCAAGAGCTGCTTCCCGGCGAACTCGCCCGTCGGGCCGGCGTCGCGATCTCGGCGCTGCACTTCTACGAACGCCAAGGGCTGATCACCAGCAGGCGCACATCGGGCAATCAGCGCCGCTACAGCCGGGACACTCTGCGCCGGGTCGCGTTCATCAAGATGTCGCACCGGCTGGGCATTCCGCTGGCCCGCGTCCGCACGGCGCTGGCGACGCTGCCCGCCGATCGGGTTCCGACCAGCAGGGACTGGGCGCGGTTGTCGGCCGGTTGGCGCTCCGATCTCGACGACCGGATCCTTCATCTAGAACGGCTGCGGGACAACCTCGCCGACTGCATCGGTTGCGGCTGCCTGAGCCTGCGCAGCTGCGCGCTGTTCAACCCCGACGACGTCCTCGGCGCGCAGGGACCCGGTGCAGCCCGGCTCTGA
- a CDS encoding alpha-ketoglutarate-dependent dioxygenase AlkB: protein MTIAVQESLFEANDRRSLGDGAWIDIRAGWLTGVDELLGELLEAVPWRAERRQMYDRVLDVPRLVSFHDFTVTDPPHPGLARLRRRLNDIYAGELGEPFTTVGLCWYRDGSDSVAWHGDTIGRASTQDTMVAIVSLGATRTFAMRPRGGGPSLRLPQAHGDLLVMGGSCQRTWEHSVPKTSACIGPRVSIQFRPRDVR, encoded by the coding sequence GTGACGATCGCGGTACAGGAGTCGTTGTTCGAAGCGAACGACCGCAGATCACTGGGCGACGGGGCGTGGATCGACATCCGCGCCGGATGGTTGACCGGCGTCGACGAGCTGTTGGGCGAGTTGCTGGAAGCGGTTCCGTGGCGCGCCGAACGGCGCCAGATGTATGACCGCGTCCTCGATGTTCCCCGTCTGGTGAGTTTCCACGATTTCACCGTCACCGACCCGCCACATCCCGGATTGGCCCGGCTTCGCCGCCGGCTCAACGACATCTACGCCGGCGAACTCGGCGAGCCGTTCACCACCGTGGGCCTGTGCTGGTATCGCGACGGCTCCGACAGCGTGGCCTGGCACGGCGACACCATCGGCCGAGCCAGCACGCAGGACACCATGGTGGCGATCGTCAGCCTCGGCGCTACGCGCACTTTCGCAATGCGGCCCCGCGGTGGTGGCCCGTCGTTGCGGCTGCCGCAGGCGCACGGTGACCTGTTGGTGATGGGCGGCTCGTGTCAGCGGACCTGGGAGCACTCGGTGCCGAAAACGTCGGCGTGCATCGGGCCGCGGGTCAGTATCCAGTTCCGGCCCAGAGACGTTCGCTAG
- the arcA gene encoding arginine deiminase, with the protein MLDVSLGVDSEVGALRVVIVHRPGAELRRLTPRNNDDLLFDGLPWVARAQEEHDEFAGLLRSRGVEVLLLSDLLNEALASGAARMQGIAAAVNAQRLGSPLAQELSAYLRGLEPARLADVLTAGMTFDELPSNARPDDSLVRRMHRNTDFVIEPLPNLVFTRDSSIWVGPRVVIPSLALRARARESSLTDLIYAHHPRFTGVRRAYESRTAPVEGGDVLLLAPGVLAVGVGERTTPAGAEALARSLFDDGLAETVLAVPLAQRRAQMHLDTVCTMVDTDAVVMYANVVDTLSAFTIARTPDGVRISDEAPFVDAAADALGIAKLRVIDTGRDPVVAEREQWDDGNNTLALAPGVVVAYERNSRTNARLEDAGIEVLTIAASELGTGRGGPRCMACPAARDPL; encoded by the coding sequence GTGCTAGATGTGAGCTTGGGTGTGGATTCCGAGGTGGGCGCACTGCGGGTGGTGATCGTGCACCGGCCCGGTGCCGAGTTGCGCCGACTCACACCGCGCAACAATGACGATCTGCTGTTCGACGGGCTGCCGTGGGTCGCACGGGCCCAGGAGGAGCACGACGAGTTCGCCGGGCTGCTGCGCTCTCGCGGTGTCGAGGTGCTCTTGCTGTCGGATTTGCTGAACGAGGCGCTGGCCAGCGGCGCGGCCAGGATGCAGGGCATCGCGGCGGCGGTCAATGCCCAACGCCTCGGATCTCCTCTGGCGCAGGAGCTTTCGGCTTACCTGCGCGGCCTCGAACCGGCGAGGTTGGCCGATGTGTTAACCGCAGGTATGACGTTCGACGAACTGCCGTCGAACGCGCGCCCGGATGACTCGCTGGTCCGCCGCATGCATCGCAACACCGACTTCGTCATCGAGCCGTTGCCGAACCTGGTGTTCACCCGCGACTCGTCGATCTGGGTCGGACCCCGGGTGGTGATCCCGTCGCTGGCGCTGCGGGCACGAGCCCGCGAGTCGTCGCTGACCGACCTGATCTACGCACACCATCCGCGATTCACCGGCGTTCGGCGCGCCTACGAATCGCGTACCGCGCCGGTAGAAGGTGGCGACGTGTTGCTGCTGGCTCCGGGGGTGCTCGCGGTCGGAGTGGGCGAACGTACCACACCGGCAGGCGCAGAAGCTTTGGCGCGCAGCCTGTTCGACGACGGTCTGGCCGAAACGGTGCTGGCGGTGCCGTTGGCTCAGCGACGCGCGCAGATGCACCTGGACACCGTGTGCACGATGGTCGACACCGATGCGGTGGTGATGTACGCCAACGTCGTGGACACGTTGTCCGCGTTCACCATCGCGCGCACGCCGGACGGGGTTCGGATTTCCGATGAAGCGCCGTTCGTCGACGCCGCGGCCGACGCGCTGGGCATCGCGAAGTTGCGCGTCATCGACACCGGACGCGATCCCGTTGTGGCCGAACGAGAACAGTGGGACGACGGCAACAATACGTTGGCGCTGGCGCCGGGTGTGGTCGTTGCCTATGAGCGCAACTCGCGAACCAACGCCCGCCTGGAAGACGCCGGCATCGAGGTGCTGACGATCGCCGCGTCCGAACTGGGTACCGGGCGTGGCGGCCCGCGGTGCATGGCATGCCCTGCCGCCCGCGATCCGCTGTAA